One window of Salegentibacter sp. Hel_I_6 genomic DNA carries:
- a CDS encoding efflux transporter outer membrane subunit, producing the protein MRNNSIYKLLLGGAMPFLLVSCFAAKDYKRPEIEEISEELYRTDNLPQDSLNMATISWTEIFTDPILKNHIEEGLENNIDIRIAIQQMLAAEAYVKQGKASYFPTLNAGPGVSHQILSPNSQFGSFFDGSITQYDITGNLSWEADIWGKIRSNDRAFTASYLQSEAAHKAVKSQLIANIATNYYQLLSLDEQLRIAEETLETRKSSLETTKALKDAANVTEVGVQQTKAQLHTAEALVVQLKNEIRLLENSFSILLGDNPQQIERTDLSEQKIISPLNTGVPSQLLRNRPDVIAAEYGLINAFELTNAARADFYPSLTLTAAGGFQSLDLDKLLNVNSLFANLGASLLQPIVNKRQIRTQYEVSQAQQEEALLNFKQAILIAGREVSDALSNYRASTDRQEILQNEYEAYDKASSYSEELLNNGLVNYLEVLTARENALNSQLNLINAEYNKLNAIVNLYKALGGGWQ; encoded by the coding sequence ATGAGAAATAACAGTATATATAAACTTTTGCTTGGGGGAGCCATGCCATTTTTACTGGTTTCCTGTTTTGCAGCCAAAGATTACAAACGTCCTGAAATAGAAGAGATTTCTGAAGAATTGTATAGAACAGATAATCTTCCACAGGATTCATTAAATATGGCTACTATTTCCTGGACCGAAATTTTTACCGACCCTATTCTCAAAAACCATATTGAAGAAGGCCTGGAAAACAATATAGATATTCGTATCGCTATTCAGCAAATGCTCGCCGCTGAAGCTTATGTAAAACAAGGGAAAGCGAGCTATTTTCCAACTTTAAACGCTGGACCGGGCGTAAGTCATCAAATCCTGTCTCCAAATAGCCAGTTCGGTTCTTTCTTTGACGGCAGCATCACCCAATACGACATCACTGGAAACCTTTCCTGGGAAGCCGATATTTGGGGAAAGATAAGAAGTAATGACAGGGCTTTTACTGCCTCTTATTTGCAAAGTGAAGCTGCCCATAAAGCAGTAAAATCTCAACTTATCGCAAATATTGCTACCAATTATTACCAGTTACTTAGCCTGGACGAGCAACTTAGAATTGCAGAAGAAACGCTGGAAACCAGGAAGAGTAGCCTGGAAACTACTAAGGCTTTAAAAGATGCCGCTAATGTGACTGAAGTTGGTGTACAACAAACAAAAGCCCAACTTCATACTGCCGAAGCTTTAGTCGTTCAGCTTAAGAATGAAATACGTTTACTGGAAAATTCTTTTTCAATTTTACTGGGAGATAATCCGCAACAAATTGAGCGAACCGATCTTTCTGAACAGAAAATCATATCCCCGCTAAATACTGGTGTTCCCTCTCAACTCCTAAGAAACAGGCCAGATGTAATAGCAGCAGAGTACGGGTTAATAAATGCTTTTGAACTCACCAACGCAGCCAGGGCAGATTTCTACCCTTCACTTACTTTAACCGCTGCAGGTGGTTTTCAAAGTTTAGATCTCGATAAGTTATTAAATGTTAACTCCCTTTTTGCCAATTTGGGCGCATCCTTATTGCAACCTATTGTAAACAAAAGACAAATAAGAACGCAATATGAAGTTTCACAGGCACAACAGGAAGAAGCCTTGCTAAATTTCAAACAAGCTATTCTCATAGCAGGCCGTGAAGTTTCAGACGCACTTTCTAACTACCGGGCAAGCACAGATCGCCAGGAAATTTTACAGAACGAATATGAAGCCTATGATAAAGCTTCGAGTTATTCAGAAGAACTGTTGAATAATGGTTTGGTAAATTATCTTGAAGTATTAACAGCCAGGGAAAATGCATTAAACTCCCAACTTAATCTGATAAATGCAGAATACAATAAATTAAATGCTATTGTAAATCTTTATAAAGCTCTTGGCGGAGGTTGGCAGTAA
- the trxA gene encoding thioredoxin, with protein sequence MKSNFSEIIKDNKPVLVDFYADWCGPCKTLAPILKDVKAEMGEAIKIVKIDVDKNQELAGKYQVRGVPTMMLFKDGQQLWRQSGVLQKAQIIEVIKSHSV encoded by the coding sequence ATGAAAAGTAATTTCAGCGAAATTATAAAAGATAACAAACCTGTATTAGTCGACTTTTATGCCGATTGGTGCGGGCCTTGCAAAACCCTGGCGCCAATTCTAAAAGACGTGAAAGCCGAAATGGGCGAGGCTATCAAAATCGTAAAGATTGATGTTGATAAAAATCAGGAATTGGCTGGGAAATACCAGGTTCGAGGTGTGCCAACGATGATGCTTTTTAAAGATGGACAACAACTTTGGAGACAATCAGGTGTATTACAAAAAGCACAGATTATTGAGGTAATTAAATCCCATTCAGTTTAA